Proteins encoded within one genomic window of Candidatus Hydrogenedentota bacterium:
- the ric gene encoding iron-sulfur cluster repair di-iron protein, which translates to MTRTISTKTTLGQLVAEDPARAGILEILGLDYYCGGSKTLAEACREKGLDPEKVRRTLGNGNGRGSTTHPAPADMSLTELAEHIVAVHHAYLHETLPALTSMAEKVARTHGDRDERLHEVEQVIREMTHELKSHLLKEERVLFPAISRLDAGQPLQGFACGALSSPISVMEMEHRQAGQTIKQLRALTDDYAVPEWACNTYKGLIRELERLEWDTYQHIHKEDNILFPKTLKKESACSR; encoded by the coding sequence ATGACCAGGACCATCAGCACAAAGACCACCCTTGGCCAGTTGGTGGCCGAGGATCCCGCCCGGGCAGGTATTCTGGAGATTCTGGGGCTCGACTACTACTGCGGAGGAAGCAAGACGCTGGCCGAAGCCTGCCGCGAAAAGGGCCTGGACCCCGAAAAGGTCCGGCGAACGCTGGGGAACGGAAACGGCCGCGGCAGCACAACACACCCGGCCCCGGCGGACATGAGCCTCACCGAACTCGCCGAACACATCGTAGCGGTGCATCACGCCTACCTCCACGAGACATTACCCGCCCTGACAAGCATGGCAGAGAAGGTGGCCCGCACCCACGGCGACCGGGACGAACGCCTCCACGAGGTCGAACAGGTCATACGGGAAATGACTCACGAGCTCAAAAGCCATCTCTTGAAGGAGGAACGGGTCCTATTCCCCGCCATAAGCCGTCTTGACGCGGGCCAGCCCCTTCAAGGCTTCGCCTGCGGCGCATTGTCAAGCCCGATAAGCGTTATGGAAATGGAACATAGACAAGCGGGTCAAACTATCAAACAGTTGCGCGCACTGACGGACGATTATGCAGTCCCGGAGTGGGCCTGCAACACTTACAAGGGGTTGATAAGGGAACTCGAACGCCTCGAATGGGACACATATCAACACATCCACAAGGAGGATAACATCCTCTTTCCCAAGACGCTCAAGAAGGAATCCGCCTGTTCCCGGTGA
- a CDS encoding Rrf2 family transcriptional regulator → MITRTALHTLKAAAFLAGDAEQQFHGAGEIARLINAPANYLGKLMQTLAREGILISQKGIRGGFKLARPARSITLYEVVDPIEHLSRFSGCFLGREKCSEKHPCALHKQWADVRTRYMSMLKDFTLEDLAGHHNQEPARP, encoded by the coding sequence ATGATTACCCGAACCGCTTTACATACCCTCAAAGCCGCCGCCTTTCTGGCCGGAGACGCGGAACAGCAGTTTCACGGCGCGGGCGAAATTGCACGCCTGATCAACGCCCCCGCGAATTATCTCGGAAAACTTATGCAAACCCTTGCGCGCGAAGGAATTCTGATATCACAGAAAGGCATCCGCGGCGGTTTTAAACTTGCGCGGCCCGCTCGCTCAATCACGCTCTACGAGGTAGTCGACCCTATCGAGCATCTCAGCCGGTTTTCGGGCTGCTTTCTCGGCAGGGAAAAGTGCTCCGAGAAACATCCGTGCGCACTGCACAAGCAATGGGCGGACGTCCGCACCAGGTACATGTCCATGCTCAAGGACTTTACCCTGGAGGACCTCGCGGGACACCACAATCAGGAGCCAGCGAGACCATAA
- a CDS encoding sulfatase: MPGKRPNIVIFAIDSIRRDHMSCYGYERLTTPYIDRLAAGGTLFENAFSAYIPTTPAYSSILTGCDVVRTQQPSLRPKGPLPEELPTLPEILRSAGYKSACVGFGGDFYRGFDKYLNFEGWISWEERPARKAENLNAVTIPELERLARSSKPFLLFLRHMDPHAPYLPPAPYDTMFYSKNPCAKGNKSMKPVFAFKPFADFLRSWMPPGITDKDYVIAQYDGEIAYMDACIQRLLTRLEELGRFEDTLIVVTGDHGETLYDHGIFFDHHGLYEPTLVVPLIFHWPGTVPEGVRAQAYTLHEDLVPTILDVCGLTRHAKGVRFDGRSSKGFFTDATGSHRSEFYISECTWMRKHGWRTPVWKYWEALEPDFHGKPPVELYNLVEDPQESRNLADQEPQLVEMLRQRLRRWEKRRERAVGLRNLIHDYSLGTDLYIGSIATAKKLQNR; this comes from the coding sequence GTGCCGGGGAAACGTCCGAACATCGTTATTTTTGCCATTGACAGCATTCGCCGGGACCATATGAGTTGTTATGGCTATGAGCGATTGACCACGCCGTATATTGACCGTTTGGCGGCGGGAGGCACGCTTTTCGAGAACGCTTTCAGTGCCTACATTCCGACGACGCCGGCCTATTCGTCTATCCTGACCGGCTGCGACGTGGTCCGGACTCAGCAGCCGTCGCTAAGGCCCAAGGGCCCGCTTCCTGAGGAGTTGCCTACGCTGCCCGAGATATTGCGTTCGGCGGGCTACAAATCGGCGTGCGTGGGGTTCGGGGGCGATTTCTACCGGGGGTTCGACAAGTACCTGAATTTCGAGGGTTGGATTTCGTGGGAGGAGAGGCCTGCCCGGAAAGCGGAGAATCTCAACGCGGTGACCATTCCTGAGTTGGAGCGGCTGGCGCGTTCCTCGAAGCCGTTTTTGTTGTTCCTGCGTCACATGGACCCGCATGCCCCCTACCTTCCCCCCGCGCCGTACGACACGATGTTCTATTCGAAAAACCCGTGCGCCAAGGGCAACAAGAGCATGAAACCGGTGTTCGCATTCAAGCCGTTTGCGGACTTCCTCCGTTCCTGGATGCCGCCGGGAATCACGGACAAGGACTACGTGATCGCGCAGTATGACGGCGAGATCGCGTACATGGATGCGTGCATCCAGCGGCTCCTGACGCGCCTGGAGGAACTGGGCAGATTCGAGGATACGCTCATCGTCGTGACCGGCGACCATGGGGAAACGCTGTACGATCATGGAATTTTCTTCGACCATCACGGTCTATATGAACCCACGCTTGTTGTTCCGCTGATCTTCCATTGGCCGGGAACGGTTCCTGAGGGAGTGCGGGCGCAGGCGTATACGTTGCACGAGGACCTCGTGCCGACCATCCTCGATGTATGCGGCCTGACGCGGCATGCAAAGGGTGTGCGGTTCGACGGGCGGTCTAGCAAAGGGTTTTTCACGGATGCCACCGGGTCGCACCGATCAGAGTTTTACATCAGCGAATGCACATGGATGCGGAAACACGGCTGGCGCACGCCGGTATGGAAGTACTGGGAGGCCCTTGAGCCGGACTTCCATGGAAAACCACCCGTAGAATTGTACAATCTCGTCGAGGACCCGCAAGAAAGCCGCAATCTGGCGGATCAGGAGCCGCAGCTCGTCGAAATGTTGCGCCAACGGCTTCGCCGTTGGGAGAAGCGGCGCGAACGCGCGGTGGGCTTGCGCAACCTCATCCACGATTACAGTTTGGGAACAGACCTCTACATCGGTTCGATAGCCACGGCGAAAAAGCTGCAGAACCGCTGA